The Chthoniobacterales bacterium genomic interval GAGGTCCTGCGCGAGCCTCAGGTCAAAATGTCGCGGCACCTCGCTTACCTTCGTCGGCGGGGTATGGTGGCGTCTCAACGTTGCGGGCCGTGGATGGTTTATCGACTGCCTGCTGAGCCGTCGACCGCTCTTCATGCCCACCTTGCCTGTTTGCAGGACTGCTGCCGCGAGCAATCCGTTTTCCGCGCGGATGCAGCAAGGCTGGCAAAGCTGAAGAACGCGCTTGGCGACGATTGCCCTGACTGCGTGCGGGAGAATCGGGGTCGCGTGCGGAGTATTTTGCGAAAATGAGCAAGCCGCGCATCCTCATTCTTTGCACCGGCAACTCCTGCCGCAGTCACATGGCGGAGGGAATTCTGCGCAAAGCCGCCGCGGACATTCTCGAGGTGCACAGCGCGGGGTCCAATCCGGCCGGTTATGTCCATCCCAAAGCGATCGCCGCCATGGAGGAGATCGGCATCGACATCTCCGCGCATGCCTCCAAGCACATGAACGAGTTTCTCGACCGTGAGATCGACACGGTCATCACCGTGTGCGGCAATGCCGATCAGGCGTGCCCGATTTTCCCCGGGCAAGTTCACCGGCACCACTGGCCGTTTGACGATCCCGCGCGCGCCACGGGAACCGACACGGAGGTCATGGATGAGTTCCGCCGCGTGCGGGATGAAATCGACGCCGTCTTCCGCGCCTACGCCGCCGGGCGGCGCGACCGGACTTTATGAAAACACAAACGACACCGCAGGATCGCACGACAACGGAGCCGAAGCAGAGTTTCCTTGCTTCGCTTTTCACCCGCATCGACCAGACGATGAAGAAAGCCGCCGAGAAAAAAGCACAGCAGTCGTGTTGCTGCTCGGGAGGCGAAGAGAACAGCGGCTCCAGTAAAGGCGGCAAATGCTGCTGAAGTTCGCCGATCTGCTCGTCTATCGCTTGGGCGGTTTCGACCCGGACTCCCGACTCGGGGGTGCGTTGCACTTCTTCGTCCACGATTCGCTGAAAATTTTTCTGCTTCTCGCCGTGATGATTTTCGTCATCGGCGTGATCCGCACTTGGTTGCCGGAGGACAAGCTCAAGCGGTGGATGACCGGCCGGGGAGTTGCCGGCAATTTCGTGGCAGCGCTTTTCGGTGCCGTAACACCTTTCTGCTCTTGTTCCTCGATTCCGATCTTCATCAGCTTGCTCAAAGCGGGCGCGCCTTTGGGCGTTACATTTTCTTTCCTTATAACTTCTCCCATCATCAACGA includes:
- a CDS encoding winged helix-turn-helix transcriptional regulator produces the protein MDLVRIHECLCDRTRLRIVHLLLHGPLCVCHLQEVLREPQVKMSRHLAYLRRRGMVASQRCGPWMVYRLPAEPSTALHAHLACLQDCCREQSVFRADAARLAKLKNALGDDCPDCVRENRGRVRSILRK
- a CDS encoding arsenate reductase ArsC; this encodes MSKPRILILCTGNSCRSHMAEGILRKAAADILEVHSAGSNPAGYVHPKAIAAMEEIGIDISAHASKHMNEFLDREIDTVITVCGNADQACPIFPGQVHRHHWPFDDPARATGTDTEVMDEFRRVRDEIDAVFRAYAAGRRDRTL